In Runella sp. SP2, the genomic window TTATTCAGCGAATGAGCCATTGCAGGAAATGACAATTAATAGGAGAGAAGTACAGGCTCACGATGTAGAAATAGAGCTTTTGTACTGCGGGATTTGCCATTCTGATTTACATCAAATCAAAGATGATTTTGGCGGAACGATGTTTCCTATTGTGCCTGGCCACGAAATTGTGGGCAGAGTTACTGCCGTCGGCAATCATGTGAAAAACTTTAAAGTGGGCGATCTTGCCGCTGTGGGTTGCATTGTGGACAGTTGCGGGCATTGCGAATATTGCGAAGAGGGTATTGAACAGTTCTGTGACGAAGGTGTAACCTACTCATTTAATAGCCCCGACAAGGTTTCGGGAGGTCACACGTTTGGCGGATTTTCCAAAACGTATGTTTGCAATGAGAAATATGTATTGCAAATGCCAGCATTTGAAAACTTAGCTGCGGCGGCACCTTTGCTTTGTGCAGGTATCACGGTTTATTCGCCTTTGAAACACTGGCAAGCAGGCCCTGGAAAGAAAGTTGGAATTTTGGGAATTGGCGGTTTAGGACACTTAGCCATCAAAATTGCCAAAGCGATGGGAGCTGAAGTAGTGGTGTTTACTACCTCTCCTGCGAAAGTGGCAGATGCCATAAGATTAGGAGCGGATGAGGCTGTACTATCAACGGACTCCGAACAAATGGCCAAATACAGCCGAAAATTACATTTTATCATTGATACTGTGTCGGCAAAGCATGATGTAAACACCTATTTGAATTTATTACGCCACGACGGAAGTGTTGTTTTGGTGGGTTTACCACCCGAAATGCTCGAAGTTCATGCCTTCAATGTGGTGATGGGAAGAAGGAGTTTTTCAGGTTCAAATATTGGAGGAATAACTGAAACGCAGGAAATGTTAGATTTCTGTTTCGAACATAATATTACGGCCGAAAGCGAAATTATCACTATTCAAGAAGTAAATAAAGCATTTGAACGTCTGGAAAAAGGAGATGTAAAATATCGCTTCGTAATAGATTTAGCTAGCTTGTAACTTTTTCGTTGACGTCCAAAATAGTTCCCTTGGACGTCAACGGTTACTTTAAATGAATTATGAAAAACATTTTTGCTTTTTTATTTTGTGCACTGTTTGTCTGTGCCCAAACAACTGATTCCAAGAATTCAACCCTTCAAAGAGAAAGTTCTCAAACCGCTACGAAAAAAGTGCTTGTCATTGGAGCGAGCGGAAATATAGCGAGTATTGTTATTGATATCTTGGCCAAAAGAGAAGATATTGAATTGACCCTTTTTTTGCGAGATATTGGTCGCTTAAAAAACAGCAGGGAGGCTGTGAAAAATTGCAAATTAATTGAAAGTGACGTCTTTAACTACGAAGAATTGAAAGCGGCAATTAAAGGACAGGATATTGTCTATGGAAATCTATCGGGTGACCTTGGACCTATGGCCAAAAACATTGTAAAAGCTATGGAGGAAACACAGGTAAACAGACTTATTTTCATTTGTTCAGTAGGTATTTATGATACTCCGTTAAAACCAGTGCTGGCGCCTTATCGACAGGCTGCTGACATTATTGAAGGGTCAAAACTTGATTATACTATTCTTCGCCCAACGTGGTTTATCGATACAGATGAAGTTGATTATGAACTTACCCAAAAAGGGCAAGCCGAAAAAGGGTCGGTGGTTTCCAAAAAAAGTGTCGCTACTTTCATTACCAAAATCATCGAAAATCCGCAGTTATACATTCGTCAAAGTATTGGTATCAATAAGCCAAAATCTTAAATAGGATGTCTCAAAATCGTTTTTTACTACTACTCATTCTTGGCCTGCTTTCAGCGATTGGGCCTTTTTCCATCGACTCTTACCTTTCAGGGTTTCCAAGCATAGCCACCGATTTGAAGGTATCAATTGATGAGGTTTCGTATTCGCTTTCAAGTTTTTTTATCGGCATTTCATTGGGTCAGATGCTCTACGGGCCGTTGCTTGACCGATTTGGACGAAAAAAACCTTTACTCATCGGATTGGTAATTTACATCTTAGCTTCTTTGGGTTGTGTCGTGGTTCAATCCATAGAAATGCTCATTGTTTTGCGTTTCTTCCAAGCCATAGGAGGGTGCGTTGGAATAATTGCCCCTAGAGCTATCGTTCGCGATACTTTTCCTGTCCAAGAATCAGCCAAAATATTCTCCACATTAATGCTCATTCTCGGAGTGTCGCCCATCATTGCCCCTACATTTGGAGGGTACATGGTCGCTATCTGGGGCTGGCATTCTGTATTTATTGTTCAAGCATTGGTAGGATTCATTTTGTTTGTGTCAGTGCTTATCTTTTTGCCCGAAAGTAAAGAAGCAGATACCTCCGTTTCACTTCATCCCAAGGCGGTGATTCCAAGTTTTTGGGGTATTTTTCGGACTCCTCACTTCTTTACTTACGCCTTCGCAGGTTCACTGATTTCGGGAAGTGTATATGCGTATATATCAGGGTCTCCCTTCGTTTTTATGGAACTTTTTAAAGCTACAGAACAACACTACGGTTGGATTTTTGGGCTACTGGCTGGTGGGCTTATCTTGAGTAGTCAACTTAATAATTTGGTTTTGCGCAAAACCAAATCCGAAAAAATCGTAAACGTTGTTATTCCAATTCAAGTAGCATTTGGCTTACTATTGGTGTCGTCAAGCTTATTAGATTGGCTCAATTTATACAACACCATTTTTTTGTTGTTCTTATATTTTTGTTGTCAAGGGTTTAGCTTTCCCAATACCGCTGCTCTCTCGTTAGCCCCCTTTTCAAAACAAGCAGGTAGCGCTTCGGCTTTAATGGGGGCTTTACAAATGGGAATTGGTGCGCTAGCAGCAGCTTTAGTTGGCTATGGGGCCAATGGCACAAGTTTGCCAATGACAAGCGTTATGGCAGGCTGTGCAGTTATTGGATTTTTGGTTTTTAGAATAGGTGGTATCATACTGGAAAAAACGTAACTGGTTGAGAATCGAAAATGGTGAGGCCGCCAATCTTGCCCTATCTTCCGAAAAAATTGAAGAATTAACAAAGGCTTCAAAAGAAGTACGAATCATTGGAGCGCGTTATACCGAAGCAATGGAGAAAAGTACGGGGTTGTGATTTAATTCACCCCCCGATACTCCATCGGACTCACGCCTACTTTCTGCTTAAACAGACGGGTAAAGTGCTGAGGATATTTGAAACCCAATTCGTAAGCGATTTCATTCACCGTTTTATTACTCTCAAAAATTTTGCTCTTGGCCATGTCGAGCGTCTTGCTCAGAATGTAGTCTTTGGCCGATTGTCCCGTTTCTTTCTTGATTAAATCACCAAAATAGTTGGCAGAAAGATGCAATTCTGCTGCACAATATGCCACCGAAGGCAAACCAATCGTTTGAGGATTTTCTGACAAAAAATAGCTATTCAATAACTCCTCAAATTTCTCTAAAATACCCTTGTGAGCAACATCTCTGGTGATAAACTGTCGGTCATAAAAGCGTTGGCAGTAATCCAGAAACAGCTCTATATTGCTGGCTATGAGTTTTTTACTGTGTTTGTCAATAGGCTGTTTCAATTCAAATTCTATCTTCCCAAAAATATCAAGTATCATTGTTCTCTCATCATCAGATAGATGTAGGGCTTCATGGGTTTGATAGTTGAAAAACTTATAGTTGTGAATGGTTTTCCCCAAAGGTGTTCCTATCAAAAAATCAGGATGAAACAGCAATCCAAAACCCATCGGTTGATAAACTACCTTTGGATTTTCCATACTGATAAATTGACCAGGAGCATAAAAAACCAACGTACCTGCCTGATAATCATAGTAATGGCGACCGTACCGCAAATCGCCGCATACCACATCTTTCAAAATAATACTGTACAATCCATAATTAAATTTTATGGAATCCACATCTCCCCACTCTCTCGGATTCGCTTTTGAGTAATCAATTACGGTTACCAAGGGGTGCAGCGTTTTGTGGTTATTAGCGGCATTGAATCCGCTGATGCTATCTATGTTTACTATCTTTTCCATGCTCTTTTCCTTTGAAATCCATTCAAAATTAAAATATAAAAAATGCCATTCTACGTATGAATACTGCAATCAGTAAAAATGGTAGAAAAAGCAGTGATTTTTATACCATCGGAGCGGTAAAGTTCTGTGAACTTTGTGCGTCAAATTCAAAAACAAATGAAAATCAAGCACATCGTCTTCTGTTTCTTCTTTTTAGCAACAAATGTTTCCTTCGCTCAATCTTCCAAAGAAGAAGCAACTGTCCTGAAACTATCAAAAGACAAATGGCAATGGATGGCTGATAAAAACGTGGAAAAATTAAAAGACTTATTTGATGCCAAAGCCAAGTTTGTTCACATGAGCGGTACTTGGAAAACCGACGAAGAACTTGAAATCATCAAAACAGGAAGCATCTGGTACAAAGAAGCCAAAGTCCATGACATTGCCATTGAAGTTTCGGGAAATACTGCCCTCGTTTGGAATAGAATTACGCTGGTTGCTATGGTGAGAGGTAATGAGGCTATCACCGAATTTACCGTGACTGAAGTTTATCAAAAACAAGGAGAAAGTTGGAAAATGTTAGCTCTAACCTTCAGCAGCGTGCGCGATACGCACCAGATTAAGAAATGAGAATTTTCGAAGAAATTTCTTAGTTTTATTTCAAAAAATGCAAATGAAGCCACAAAGTCGCCGTTCATTCTTAAAAGCCTCTGCTCTTTCGGGTGGTGGCTTTATGCTGAGTCTTAGTTTTTTGTCGGGTTCGACCTCATCAGCAGCTAATACTATTGAAAGTTTACCGCTGGCGTTCAATGAACTTAACGGTTTCGTAAAAATCACTGCCGATAATGTCATCAAAATCATGTCGCCCAATCCCGAGGGCGGACAAGGCGTAAAAACCTCCATGCCCATGATTGTGGCGGAAGAATTGGACGTTGATTTCTCGAAAATCATTATTGAACAAGCCGATTTAGATACCAAACATTTTACCCGACAATTTATTGGTGGTAGTCAGGCTATCCACCAAGGTTGGCTGCCGTTGCGCCAAGCAGGGGCGGCTGCCCGCCAAATGCTCCGTGAAGCCGCCGCCAAAACATGGAATGTGCCAGTAGAAGAAATCAGTACTGAATTGGGCGTTTTGCATCATAAAAACTCAGGGAAATCTGCGAAATATGGCGAAATGGCAACGGCTGCGGCACAAATTCCAGTGCCTACAGCTATAAAATTGAAGGCAGTAAAGGATTTTAAAATCATCGGAAAAAGCCAACGAAATGTAGATTTAGATAAAATTGTTTCGGGAAAGCCACTCTTTGGTATTGATACCAAAGTGGATGGAATGTTGATAGCCATGATTGTTCATCCGCCAGCCATGGGTTTGAAATTTAAAGCTATTCAAAACGGGGCGATTGTTAAGAAAATGAAGGGCATTAAGGCTATTTTTCCTATCAAAATCTTTAATGACGATTACGAAAAAACTTTTTTTGACACCAATCAATTCAATGAAGTAGTTGCGATTGTGGGCAATAGCACTTGGGAGGTTATGCAAGCAAAAAAAGCCTTGAAAATTGATTGGCAAGAAGCTGAAACCATTGCTGAAAAAAGAAATATGATGGGTCGTAAAATGACCCAAAACATACCAGCAGGCTTAGAAAATTCAAATGACCATGCAGCAAAATTAGCCGAAGGCTTATCGAAACCTGCTAACGTTCGCCGAAAAGATGGAGACGTTGAAAATGCCTTCAAAAATGCGTCAAAAGTAATTGAACGTACATATAATGCTCCATTTTTGGCTCACAACTGCATGGAGCCAATGAATTTCTTTGCCCATGTTACCGACGAAAAAATATCGCTTTCAGGGCCACTCCAAAAACCCGAATTTACCGAGCAAGCCCTTTCAGCTCGTTTGGGAATTCCTTTGGAGAAAATAGATATAAAAATGACCCGTTTGGGAGGGGGCTTTGGTCGCCGCTCGTATGCACATTGGTTGATAGAAGCGGCTTTGATTTCTCAAAAAGTAAACGCACCTGTCAAACTCATTTATACCCGTGAAGACGACATGACAGCGGGAATTTATCGCCCAATGTACTCGGCAAAATACCGTGCGGCCCTTGATACCAACAATAATTTGATAGGTTTTCACGTAAAAGTGGGTGGAATGCCACAGACTCCTTTAGCTCCTAATCGCTTTCCTGCGGGAGCGGTTGACAATTATTTAGCTGAAGACTTTACCATCGACACCAACATTACGGTAGGTTCTTATAGAGCCCCACATTCCAATTTTATGGCGGCTGCCGAGCAATCATTTCTCGATGAAGTGGCCGAAGCCGCAGGCAAAGACCCGATAGCGTTCCGATTAGAATTGCTCAAACGAGCCAAAGTAAATCCCGTCGGTAAAAACAACGATTATCATCCCGAACGCTTCGCAAAAGTAATAGAACTGGTGCGGGATAAAGCCAATTGGGACGCTACTAAAACCTCCAAGAAATTAGGTTTTTCCGCCTATTTCTGTCACGATTCGTATGCTGCTCATGTGCTTGATTTAGAAATCAAAGACGGTTCGCCTCAAATTAATAAAGTATGGTGTGCCATTGATTGTGGAATCGTGGTCAATCCTGATGCTGCTAAAAATATGTCAGAAGGTGGAATTGTTGATGCGATTGGTGCTGCCATGTACGGAAAAATGACATTCTCGAAAGGTGTTCCAGAGGCTAATAATTTTCATCAATATCGCATGATTCGTCATAGCGAAGCTCCGAAAGCGATTGAAATTCATTTTGTAGAAAATACTGAAAAACCCACGGGCATGGGTGAGCCAGCCTATCCGCCTGTCTATGCTGCTTTGGCAAATGCTTTATACAAGGCAACAGGCAAGCGTCTTTACAATCAACCTTTCAGCGAAAACGTATAAGTATGTAACTTTTTCTGTTTGATTTTCGTAAGTAACGGTTTGAAAACTGTTGTTTTTTGTGGAAATTCCTGTATATTTTTGTTAAATTTTCTTTCTAACATATTCCTAAGTCATGGCAAAGTATAATCTTAAAATCAATGGCAAAGCGCGTCAAGTGGATGTTGATCCAAACACGC contains:
- a CDS encoding AraC family transcriptional regulator codes for the protein MEKIVNIDSISGFNAANNHKTLHPLVTVIDYSKANPREWGDVDSIKFNYGLYSIILKDVVCGDLRYGRHYYDYQAGTLVFYAPGQFISMENPKVVYQPMGFGLLFHPDFLIGTPLGKTIHNYKFFNYQTHEALHLSDDERTMILDIFGKIEFELKQPIDKHSKKLIASNIELFLDYCQRFYDRQFITRDVAHKGILEKFEELLNSYFLSENPQTIGLPSVAYCAAELHLSANYFGDLIKKETGQSAKDYILSKTLDMAKSKIFESNKTVNEIAYELGFKYPQHFTRLFKQKVGVSPMEYRGVN
- a CDS encoding nuclear transport factor 2 family protein, producing MKIKHIVFCFFFLATNVSFAQSSKEEATVLKLSKDKWQWMADKNVEKLKDLFDAKAKFVHMSGTWKTDEELEIIKTGSIWYKEAKVHDIAIEVSGNTALVWNRITLVAMVRGNEAITEFTVTEVYQKQGESWKMLALTFSSVRDTHQIKK
- a CDS encoding NAD(P)-dependent alcohol dehydrogenase; protein product: MNTTPIKAFGTYSANEPLQEMTINRREVQAHDVEIELLYCGICHSDLHQIKDDFGGTMFPIVPGHEIVGRVTAVGNHVKNFKVGDLAAVGCIVDSCGHCEYCEEGIEQFCDEGVTYSFNSPDKVSGGHTFGGFSKTYVCNEKYVLQMPAFENLAAAAPLLCAGITVYSPLKHWQAGPGKKVGILGIGGLGHLAIKIAKAMGAEVVVFTTSPAKVADAIRLGADEAVLSTDSEQMAKYSRKLHFIIDTVSAKHDVNTYLNLLRHDGSVVLVGLPPEMLEVHAFNVVMGRRSFSGSNIGGITETQEMLDFCFEHNITAESEIITIQEVNKAFERLEKGDVKYRFVIDLASL
- a CDS encoding NAD(P)H-binding protein gives rise to the protein MKNIFAFLFCALFVCAQTTDSKNSTLQRESSQTATKKVLVIGASGNIASIVIDILAKREDIELTLFLRDIGRLKNSREAVKNCKLIESDVFNYEELKAAIKGQDIVYGNLSGDLGPMAKNIVKAMEETQVNRLIFICSVGIYDTPLKPVLAPYRQAADIIEGSKLDYTILRPTWFIDTDEVDYELTQKGQAEKGSVVSKKSVATFITKIIENPQLYIRQSIGINKPKS
- a CDS encoding molybdopterin cofactor-binding domain-containing protein, with amino-acid sequence MKPQSRRSFLKASALSGGGFMLSLSFLSGSTSSAANTIESLPLAFNELNGFVKITADNVIKIMSPNPEGGQGVKTSMPMIVAEELDVDFSKIIIEQADLDTKHFTRQFIGGSQAIHQGWLPLRQAGAAARQMLREAAAKTWNVPVEEISTELGVLHHKNSGKSAKYGEMATAAAQIPVPTAIKLKAVKDFKIIGKSQRNVDLDKIVSGKPLFGIDTKVDGMLIAMIVHPPAMGLKFKAIQNGAIVKKMKGIKAIFPIKIFNDDYEKTFFDTNQFNEVVAIVGNSTWEVMQAKKALKIDWQEAETIAEKRNMMGRKMTQNIPAGLENSNDHAAKLAEGLSKPANVRRKDGDVENAFKNASKVIERTYNAPFLAHNCMEPMNFFAHVTDEKISLSGPLQKPEFTEQALSARLGIPLEKIDIKMTRLGGGFGRRSYAHWLIEAALISQKVNAPVKLIYTREDDMTAGIYRPMYSAKYRAALDTNNNLIGFHVKVGGMPQTPLAPNRFPAGAVDNYLAEDFTIDTNITVGSYRAPHSNFMAAAEQSFLDEVAEAAGKDPIAFRLELLKRAKVNPVGKNNDYHPERFAKVIELVRDKANWDATKTSKKLGFSAYFCHDSYAAHVLDLEIKDGSPQINKVWCAIDCGIVVNPDAAKNMSEGGIVDAIGAAMYGKMTFSKGVPEANNFHQYRMIRHSEAPKAIEIHFVENTEKPTGMGEPAYPPVYAALANALYKATGKRLYNQPFSENV
- a CDS encoding multidrug effflux MFS transporter, which encodes MSQNRFLLLLILGLLSAIGPFSIDSYLSGFPSIATDLKVSIDEVSYSLSSFFIGISLGQMLYGPLLDRFGRKKPLLIGLVIYILASLGCVVVQSIEMLIVLRFFQAIGGCVGIIAPRAIVRDTFPVQESAKIFSTLMLILGVSPIIAPTFGGYMVAIWGWHSVFIVQALVGFILFVSVLIFLPESKEADTSVSLHPKAVIPSFWGIFRTPHFFTYAFAGSLISGSVYAYISGSPFVFMELFKATEQHYGWIFGLLAGGLILSSQLNNLVLRKTKSEKIVNVVIPIQVAFGLLLVSSSLLDWLNLYNTIFLLFLYFCCQGFSFPNTAALSLAPFSKQAGSASALMGALQMGIGALAAALVGYGANGTSLPMTSVMAGCAVIGFLVFRIGGIILEKT